One Setaria viridis chromosome 5, Setaria_viridis_v4.0, whole genome shotgun sequence genomic region harbors:
- the LOC117855643 gene encoding uncharacterized protein, producing the protein MQATIMSQRKGAAMAAVATSKHEEEMMELRRGPWTLEEDNLLMNYIACHGEGRWNLLARCSGLKRTGKSCRLRWLNYLKPDIKSGNLTPEEQLLILELHSKWGNRWSRIAQHLPGRTDNEIKNYWRTRVQKQARQLRVDANSAVFRDAVRCYWMPRLLEKMAAATATSAHQVDPALLHPAAHIAGGMASADASSPVHVGGHQDAATNAPGSGGYGHHGPQRYPVDPSPSTSTSGGSGSTSAAALPPVPCFSELSWVDQYSPYADLDGGAFDAAALGGLGLDGLDLGPADSDFYSDSTLLDYLNSTCCTGGGAMMTTMMSGVNAAHSSCGGAMGGQDGDYGSSWRADDICQAAARKLGDHQWGGGI; encoded by the exons ATGCAGGCCACAATCATGTCTCAGAGGAAAGGGGCCGCCATGGCTGCAGTGGCGACCAGCAAGCATGAGGAGGAGATGATGGAGCTCAGGAGAGGCCCATGGACGCTGGAGGAGGACAACCTCCTCATGAACTACATTGCTTGCCATGGCGAGGGCCGCTGGAATCTCCTCGCCCGCTGCTCCG GGTTGAAGAGGACCGGCAAGAGCTGCCGGCTCCGGTGGCTCAACTACCTCAAGCCTGACATCAAGAGCGGCAATCTCACGCCGGAGGAGCAGCTCCTAATCCTTGAGCTCCATTCCAAGTGGGGAAACAG GTGGTCGAGGATAGCGCAGCACTTGCCGGGGCGGacggacaacgagatcaagaactactggCGGACGCGGGTGCAGAAGCAGGCGCGGCAGCTCCGCGTCGACGCCAACAGCGCCGTCTTCCGCGACGCCGTCCGCTGCTACTGGATGCCGCGCCTGCTCGAGAagatggccgccgccaccgccacgagCGCGCACCAGGTGGATCCGGCGCTGCTGCACCCAGCCGCGCACATCGCCGGCGGCATGGCCTCCGCCGACGCCTCCTCGCCGGTCCACGTCGGCGGCCACCAGGACGCGGCTACTAACGCGCCGGGCAGCGGCGGGTACGGCCACCACGGCCCCCAGCGCTACCCCGTCGACCCGAGCCCGAGCACGTCGACGTCCGGCGGCTCCGGCTCGACGTCGGCCGCCGCGCTCCCGCCGGTGCCCTGCTTCTCCGAGCTGAGCTGGGTCGACCAGTACAGCCCCTACGCcgacctcgacggcggcgcgttCGACGCCGCGGCGCTGGGGGGCCTCGGCCTCGACGGGCTGGACCTGGGCCCGGCCGACTCTGACTTCTACTCGGACTCGACGCTGCTGGACTACCTCAACTCGACCTgctgcaccggcggcggcgccatgatgacgacgatgatgagcGGCGTCAACGCCGCCCacagcagctgcggcggcgccatgggcgGCCAGGACGGAGACTACGGGTCGTCGTGGCGGGCGGACGACATCtgccaggcggcggcgaggaagctcGGCGATCACCAGTGGGGAGGAGGAATCTAG
- the LOC117855997 gene encoding endonuclease 2, with protein MEAAATLPLLLLLLLAAALPAPSHGWGVDGHLMVCQIAQGRLSGAAAAAVRDLLPSYAGNNLSSLCSWADDVKFRYPWSSPLHYIDTPDGLCNYSYDRDCKNEDGVKGRCVAGAINNYTTQLLTYGRSSAPQYNLTQALLFLSHFIGDIHQPLHVGFTSDRGGNTIDVHWYTRKTVLHHVWDANIIQTAEDDFYGDGVADYVDTLTKNITGEWSEQVPSWEECGKNRTACPDIYASESITAACDWAYKGVDQDSTLEDAYFSTRLPVVNLRLAQGGVRLAATLNRIFG; from the exons ATGGAGGCGGCCGCGACgcttccgcttcttcttctgctgctccTGGCTGCGGCGCTGCCGGCTCCGTCGCACGGCTGGGGAGTCGACGGCCATCTCATGGTCTGCCAGATCGCACAG GGCCGTctgagcggcgcggcggcggcggcggtgagggacCTGTTGCCCTCCTACGCCGGCAACAACCTGAGCAGCCTCTGCTCCTGGGCCGACGACGTCAAGTTCCGGTACCCCTGGTCGTCGCCGCTCCACTACATCGACACCCCCGACGGCCTCTGCAACTACAGCTACGACA GAGACTGCAAGAACGAGGACGGCGTCAAGGGCCGGTGCGTCGCCGGCGCCATCAACAACTACACCACGCAGCTCCTCACATACGGAAGATCTTCTGCTCCCCAAT ATAACCTGACGCAAGCGCTCCTGTTCCTTTCACACTTCATTGGAGACATACACCAG CCACTTCATGTGGGGTTTACCTCTGACAGAGGAGGGAACACCATCGACGTCCACTGGTACACAAGGAAGACTGTCCTTCACCAT GTTTGGGACGCCAACATCATCCAGACGGCTGAGGACGACTTCTACGGCGACGGTGTGGCGGATTATGTCGACACGCTGACGAAAAACATAACG GGAGAATGGTCGGAGCAAGTGCCTAGCTGGGAAGAATGCGGCAAGAACCGGACTGCATGCCCGGACAT ATATGCATCTGAGAGCATCACCGCAGCATGTGACTGGGCGTACAAGGGTGTGGATCAAGACTCGACCCTTGAAG ATGCCTATTTCTCCACCAGGCTGCCGGTCGTCAACTTGAGGCTAGCGCAGGGCGGCGTTCGATTAGCTGCTACTTTGAACAGGATATTTGGTTAA
- the LOC117855995 gene encoding endonuclease 2 — protein MAPPPHQRALLLFPLIFLLLLLLAPPRADAWGKEGHIMVCKIAEKYLSEKAAAAVQALLPESAGGELSTVCPWADEVRWHYHWSSPLHYANTPQVCNFKYSRDCHNSRGEKGMCVVGAINNYTEQLYSYGQKTSYNLTESLMFLAHFVGDVHQPLHVGYEEDEGGNTIIVHWYRRKTNLHHVWDVSIIDTAIKDFYNRSMDTMVEALKMNLTGGWSDDITHWENCKNKWATCANDYAIESIHYSCNYAYKDVEQDITLGDDYFFTRYPVVEKRLAQAGIRLALILNRIFDGDKADDRLLQVQ, from the exons ATGGCGCCCCCGCCCCACCAGCGGGCGCTGCTCCTGTTCCcgctcatcttcctcctcctcctcctcctcgccccgccccgcgccgacgCCTGGGGCAAGGAGGGCCACATCATGGTCTGCAAGATCGCCGAG AAGTACCTgtcggagaaggcggcggcggcggtgcaggcgctGCTGCCGGAGTCGGCGGGCGGGGAGCTGTCGACGGTGTGCCCGTGGGCGGACGAGGTGCGCTGGCACTACCATTGGTCCAGCCCACTCCACTACGCCAACACCCCGCAAGTCTGCAACTTCAAGTACTCTC GTGATTGCCACAATTCTCGTGGCGAGAAAGGGATGTGCGTCGTCGGGGCCATCAACAACTACACCGAACAGCTCTACAGCTATGGCCAGAAGACTTCGT ATAACCTGACAGAGAGCCTGATGTTCCTGGCACACTTCGTCGGCGACGTGCACCAGCCGCTCCATGTTGGTTATGAGGAAGACGAAGGCGGGAACACGATCATCGTGCACTGGTACCGGAGGAAAACAAACCTGCACCAC GTGTGGGATGTCAGCATCATAGACACCGCAATCAAGGACTTCTACAACAGAAGCATGGATACCATGGTAGAGGCTCTCAAGATGAACCTTACA GGTGGATGGTCTGACGACATTACACATTGGGAAAATTGCAAGAACAAATGGGCAACCTGCGCAAACGA CTATGCGATTGAGAGCATTCATTATTCCTGCAACTATGCCTATAAAGATGTGGAGCAAGACATTACTCTAGGAG ATGATTATTTCTTCACTCGATATCCGGTTGTGGAGAAGAGGCTAGCACAGGCTGGCATCAGATTGGCGTTGATACTTAACCGGATCTTTGATGGGGATAAAGCAGATGATAGACTATTGCAAGTACAGTAA
- the LOC117855994 gene encoding protein MAO HUZI 4, chloroplastic has protein sequence MAVRCFCLTRDAMESAPARCWVGLVRPVRPAHASAATAPADLLRRGPLHRPAQHGKAARASGLVDECCGTPSPGRLSVLGTVAAVTSYNYKGHSPAPGSNGSSPPPPPVLPRARSASASSRDVLPRARSSSASSRDDMAPSWASPSALALTSGTRVSLPLALALRPRPESRGPRARLHSSTAAACSSWSRPLLPELAAVSPRAGTRRGAGRAPPLFRPRALMTTSQIASAAFTWGTVAVLPFYTLMVVAPNANITKRTVESSAPYVALGLLYAYLLYLSWTPDTLRAMFASKYWLPELPSIVRMFASEMTVASAWIHLLAVDLFAARQVYHDGLKNNIETRHSVSLCLLFCPVGILVHVATKVLAGAVGRSH, from the exons ATGGCTGTGCGTTGCTTTTGCTTGACTCGTGATGCAATGGAGTCAGCGCCAGCAAGATGCTGGGTTGGGTTGGTGCGGCCGGTGCGCCCTGCCCACGCgtcggccgccaccgccccggccgACCTCCTCCGGCGGGGCCCCCTCCACCGCCCCGCCCAGCATGGCAAGGCAGCGCGCGCGAGTGGCCTAGTAGATGAGTGCTGCGGCACGCCGAGCCCGGGTCGCCTGAGTGTGCTCGGCACTGTCGCAGCGGTTACAAGCTACAACTACAAAGGCCACTCACCAGCGCCCGGCTCGAATGGCAGCTCACCACCTCCCCCACCTgtcctcccccgcgcccgctccgcTTCGGCTTCCTCCCGAGACgtcctcccccgcgcccgctcctctTCGGCTTCCTCCCGAGACGACATGGCGCCCTCCTGGGCGTCCCCGTCCGCCCTCGCGCTCACCTCCGGCACGCGG GTCAGCCTCccgctggcgctggcgctgcggccgcggccggagTCGCGTGGCCCGCGCGCGAGGCTCCACTCGTCGACCGCCGCCGCGTGTTCCTCGTGGTCGCGCCCCCTGCTGCCCGAGCTCGCCGCGGTGTCCCCTCGTGCCGGCACCCGCCGCGGCGCTGGCAGGGCGCCGCCGCTGTTCCGGCCTCGCGCGT TGATGACGACGTCCCAGATTGCTAGTGCCGCCTTCACATGGGGCACCGTCGCCGTCCTCCCCTTCTACACCCTCATGGTCGTCGCCCCCAACGCCAACATC ACCAAACGCACCGTGGAGAGCAGCGCCCCCTACGTCGCGCTCGGCCTCCTCTACGCCTACCTTCTCTACCTGTCATGGACACCGGACACCCTGCGCGCCATGTTCGCAAGCAAGTACTGGCTCCCTGAG TTGCCGAGCATCGTCAGGATGTTCGCGAGCGAGATGACTGTCGCCTCTGCGTGGAtccacctcctcgccgtcgaccTCTTCGCGGCAAG GCAGGTGTACCACGACGGCCTCAAGAACAACATCGAGACCAGGCACTCGGTCTCGCTCTGCCTGCTCTTCTGCCCGGTTGGGATCCTGGTTCATGTGGCTACCAAGGTACTGGCAGGGGCAGTTGGCCGCTCACATTGA
- the LOC117855993 gene encoding uncharacterized protein, translating into MAMDDVAGASSSSSMAAAGSSDPSHGWQTVSYPKRNRKQAQAPRAAAPDLALQANGGKAGVFDAVEKRSQERHRALQQQLASRAADLDGARIAAATGFAADSDDEDDSDEAAAPRQEGEPKKPKKPKVKKPKVTVAEAAALIDAESLAAHLIEISGSYENQQDIQLMRFADYFGRAFVTVSAAQFPWAKMFKESPVSKMVDIPLCHIPEPVIKTASDWISQRSSDALGDFVLWCIDSIMSELSGPAAGTKGSKKAVQQSPRAQVAIFVVLAMTLRRKPEVLTNIMPKIMGNNKYLGQEKLPIIVWVIAQASQGDLVTGMFCWAHSLFPTLCAKSSGNPQARDLVLQLLERILSVPKARSILLNGAVRKGERLVPPVSFDLFMRATFPVSNARIKATERFEAAYPTVKELALAGPPGSKTVKQASQQLLPLCTKAMQDKNAELTREAVDVFVWCLTQNTESYKQWERIYAENIEASVAVLSKIVIDWKDVSPKLNGEALKATVKNLKAKNDAALETATDAGKQASIKEADKHCKVVLGRLTRGATCLKSSLVVIALAVAAGFMLSPDMDLQSELEKLQAMVSSHLSF; encoded by the exons ATGGCGATGGACGACGTCGCgggggcctcctcctcctcctcgatggcggcggccggctcctCCGACCCGTCGCACGGCTGGCAGACGGTGTCCTACCCCAAGCGCAACCGCAAGCAGGCGcaggcgccccgcgccgcggcgcccgaTCTGGCGCTGCAGGCCAACGGCGGCAAGGCCGGGGTCTTCGACGCCGTCGAGAAGCGCTCCCAGGAGCGCCACCGcgcgctgcagcagcagctggcgtCCAGGGCCGCCGACCTCGACGGCGCGCGGATCGCCGCGGCCACGGGGTTCGCCGCCGactccgacgacgaggacgactcggacgaggccgcggcgccgcgaCAGGAGGGGGAGCCGAAGAAGCCCAAGAAGCCGAAGGTGAAGAAGCCCAAGGTGACggtcgccgaggccgccgcgctgATCGACGCCGAGAGCCTCGCCGCGCACCTCATCGAGATCTCG GGATCGTACGAGAATCAACAGGACATTCAACTCATGAGGTTTGCTGACTACTTTGGCCGGGCATTTGTAACTGTAAGCGCAGCCCAGTTTCCATGGGCGAAGATGTTCAAGGAATCTCCCGTGTCCAAGATGGTTGAT ATCCCATTGTGCCATATTCCTGAGCCAGTCATCAAGACGGCTAGTGATTGGATCAGTCAAAGGTCTTCTGATGCCCTGGGAGACTTTGTCTTGTGGTGTATCGATAGCATCATGTCTGAATTGTCAGGCCCAGCAGCAGGAACTAAGGGTTCGAAGAAGGCTGTCCAACAGTCTCCAAGGGCTCAG GTTGCAATCTTCGTTGTTCTTGCCATGACTTTAAGAAGGAAGCCTGAGGTACTAACAAACATTATGCCAAAGATAATGGGAAACAATAAATATCTTGGACAGGAAAAGCTTCCCATCATTGTCTGGGTTATTGCTCAG GCATCTCAAGGTGACCTAGTAACTGGCATGTTTTGCTGGGCTCATTCCCTATTTCCCACATTATGTGCGaagtcaagtggtaatccccaGGCAAGAGATTTGGTTTTGCAGTTGCTTGAAAG AATTTTGTCTGTCCCCAAAGCTCGATCAATCTTATTGAATGGAGCTGTTAGAAAGGGGGAGCGCCTGGTTCCCCCTGTTTCATTTGATTTGTTCATGAGAGCCACATTTCCTGTTTCTAACGCTCGGATCAAG GCTACAGAAAGGTTTGAAGCGGCCTACCCAacagtcaaggagttggctctTGCTGGTCCTCCTGGCTCTAAAACTGTGAAACAAGCATCGCAACAGCTTTTGCCTTTGTGTACAAAGGCAATGCAAGATA AAAATGCAGAGCTCACCAGGGAGGCTGTTGATGTATTTGTTTGGTGCTTGACTCAAAATACAGAGTCCTACAAGCAGTGG GAAAGAATTTATGCTGAAAATATTgaagccagtgttgctgtcctGAGCAAGATTGTGATTGATTGGAAGGATGTGTCTCCTAAGCTCAATGGTGAAGCTCTTAAGGCAACTGTGAAGAACTTAAAGGCTAAG AATGATGCAGCGCTAGAGACAGCAACAGATGCTGGAAAACAGGCATCTATCAAAGAAGCAGACAAGCACTGCAAGGTGGTCCTTGGAAGGCTGACGCGTGGTGCCACCTGTCTGAAGAGCAGCCTGGTGGTGATCGcccttgctgttgctgctggcttCATGCTATCTCCTGACATGGACCTCCAGTCTGAGTTGGAGAAGCTCCAGGCGATGGTCTCGTCGCACCTGTCGTTCTAA